In Sphaeramia orbicularis chromosome 3, fSphaOr1.1, whole genome shotgun sequence, a genomic segment contains:
- the spg21 gene encoding maspardin produces MEEIKVSPDYNWFRSTVPLKRIIVDDDDSKVWSLYDAGPKSIRCPIIFLPPVSGTAEVFFQQVLALTGWGYRVISLQYPVYWDLMEFCDGFRKLLDHLQLDKVHLFGASLGGFLAQKFAECTHKSPRVHSLILCNSFSDTSIFNQTWTANSFWLMPAFMLKKIVLGNFAKGPVDPKMADAIDFMVDRLESLNQSELASRLTLNCQNSYVEPHKIKDVAVTIIDVFDQSALSLEAKEEMYKLYPNARRAHLKTGGNFPYLCRSAEVNLYIQIHLRQFHGTRYAAISPAMVSAEELEVHESHLSNKHDSADDDDNQ; encoded by the exons ATTATTGTCGATGATGATGACAGTAAGGTGTGGTCGTTGTACGATGCAGGCCCAAAGAGCATCAGGTGCCCCATCATCTTCCTCCCCCCGGTCAGTGGAACCGCTGAGGTGTTTTTCCAGCAGGTTTTGGCTCTGACAGGATGGGGCTACAGAGTCATCTCG CTGCAGTACCCGGTGTACTGGGACCTCATGGAGTTCTGCGACGGTTTCAGGAAGCTGCTCGATCACCTCCAGCTGGATAAA GTTCACCTGTTCGGTGCATCTTTGGGTGGATTCTTGGCCCAGAAGTTTGCAGAGTGTACACACAAATCCCCCCGGGTGCACTCACTGATACTGTGTAATTCCTTCAGTGACACCTCCATCTTTAACCAAACGTGGACGGCAAACAG CTTTTGGCTGATGCCAGCTTTCATGTTGAAGAAGATAGTTCTGGGGAACTTCGCTAAAGGACCTGTGGACCCTAAAATGGCAGATGCAATCGACTTCATGGTTGACAGG CTGGAGAGTCTAAACCAAAGCGAACTAGCATCCAGACTAACACTGAACTGCCAGAACTCCTACGTGGAGCCGCACAAAATAAAGGACGTGGCTGTGACGATTATAGAT GTTTTTGATCAGAGCGCGCTGTCTCTGGAAGCCAAGGAGGAGATGTACAAGCTGTATCCAAATGCCAGGAGAGCTCATTTAAAGACTGGTGGAAACTTCCCCTATCTGTGCCGGAGCGCAGAAGTCAACCTCTACATACAG atccatttgcGTCAGTTCCACGGTACGAGATACGCCGCCATCAGCCCCGCCATGGTGAGCGCCGAGGAGCTGGAGGTCCACGAGAGCCACCTGAGTAATAAACACGACTCcgctgatgatgatgacaaccaGTGA